One window of Medicago truncatula cultivar Jemalong A17 chromosome 2, MtrunA17r5.0-ANR, whole genome shotgun sequence genomic DNA carries:
- the LOC25486498 gene encoding F-box protein SKIP23, with protein sequence MISLFSKVNKSLRSDTSSSSMDEKVDWSQLPKELWPKIGKYLDNHIDVLRFRSVCESFRSSIPLSLPNSPSFPLQISPNNYLNQSTIYLIQPTDASSNSTLPPSSSSKGWLIKVQESKNQSLSLLSPITDKILSNPLSSNNTSLMIWNMLDYRVIELCKSYKIEKITGFSNPVKKVVFYPNSPWSSVEDCVSCCIFQEDIVGFIKHGDEKWKLVDENNFYYDDIIVFKGQFYVTDKWGTISWIDISSLKLIQFSPPLCGFGNKKHLVESCGNLYVVDRYSYYEDENMGGNYDGRRHQARYEVVECFKVYKLDEEWGKWVDVKDLKNRAFILSPSCNFSVSAKELIGYQGNCIYFKDSFSVRMYNLDDCRITTVEFNPCIDNTLWCHAPRQRC encoded by the coding sequence ATGATATCACTTTTCAGCAAAGTCAACAAATCTTTGAGATCTGATACCTCTTCTTCATCCATGGATGAGAAAGTAGATTGGTCTCAACTCCCTAAAGAACTATGGCCTAAGATAGGAAAATATCTTGATAATCACATAGATGTTCTCAGATTTCGCAGTGTATGTGAATCATTTCGTTCTTCCAttcctctttctcttccaaATTCTCCTTCTTTTCCTTTGCAAATCTCCCCAAACAACTACCTCAACCAATCAACCATTTATCTTATTCAACCAACTGATGCAAGTTCCAACTCCACTTTaccaccttcttcttcttccaaaggTTGGTTGATTAAGGTACAAGAATCAAAGAATCAATCTTTGAGTTTGTTGAGTCCTATCACCGACAAAATATTATCAAACCCTCTTAGCAGTAACAACACTTCTCTGATGATATGGAATATGTTGGATTATAGGGTCATTGAGCTATGcaaatcatataaaattgaaaagattaCAGGTTTTTCAAATCCTGTGAAGAAAGTTGTGTTCTATCCTAACTCTCCTTGGAGTAGTGTTGAGGATTGTGTTTCTTGTTGTATCTTTCAAGAAGATATAGTAGGATTCATAAAACATGGTGATGAGAAATGGAAACTTGTTGATGAAAACAATTTCTACTATGACGATATTATTGTGTTCAAGGGTCAGTTTTATGTTACTGATAAATGGGGAACTATTTCATGGATTGATATTTCTTCTTTGAAGTTGATACAATTTTCACCTCCTTTGTGTGGTTTTGGAAACAAGAAACATTTGGTGGAATCTTGTGGGAATCTATATGTTGTTGATAGATACTCATACTACGAAGACGAAAACATGGGAGGGAACTATGATGGAAGAAGACACCAAGCTCGATACGAGGTTGTGGAGTGTTTCAAAGTCTATAAGTTGGATGAAGAATGGGGGAAATGGGTTGATgtgaaagatttgaaaaatagagCCTTCATTTTAAGCCCTAGTTGTAACTTCTCCGTTTCGGCTAAAGAATTAATTGGATATCAAGGGAATTGCATCTACTTTAAGGATTCTTTTAGTGTTCGTATGTATAATTTGGACGATTGTAGAATCACTACCGTCGAGTTTAATCCTTGCATCGACAACACTTTGTGGTGTCATGCACCTCGACAGAGATGTTAG